A portion of the Homo sapiens chromosome 16, GRCh38.p14 Primary Assembly genome contains these proteins:
- the LITAFD gene encoding lITAF domain-containing protein: MPVQAVCPYCGNRIITVTTFVPGALTWLLCTTLFLFGYVLGCCFLAFCIRSLMDVKHSCPVCQRELFYYHRL, translated from the exons ATGCCGGTGCAGGCCGTGTGTCCCTACTGTGGAAACCGCATCATCACGGTGACGACCTTTGTCCCGGGTGCCCTCACCTGGCTGCTGTGTACCACCCTCTTCCTGTTCGG GTACGTCCTGGGCTGCTGCTTCCTGGCATTCTGCATAAGGAGCCTAATGGACGTGAAGCACTCGTGTCCCGTGTGTCAGCGCGAGCTCTTCTACTACCACCGCCTGTGA